DNA sequence from the Fundidesulfovibrio magnetotacticus genome:
CTGCGTGCGCGCCCGGCCCGACAGGGCCAGCCCGGCCAGCCCCCCGGCGACGGCCAGGAAGGCGCACGCCGCCAGCGCGGCCCCGAGGGGCGAGCGCCAGGCGAAAAGCTCCTCGAAGAGCCACGGCAACAGCGCCGAAAACAGGCCCAGCAGGCCGCCCGCCACGGCAAGGATCCATCCGGAACGTCGCACCATGAACCTTCGTTACTCCGGGCGCGGGGCGCGCGCAACACCCGATGGTTGAAGCCTCGTGAAAAAGGGGGTAGCGAACAAGTCATGAACGATGCGGCCGATCCGTACATGAGCATTCCCCGCGGACGCTCTGGCCTTGATGACCTTCTCGCCTGCCACGAGACCCTGCGGCGACGTTCGTTCGCCAGGGCACTGGACGCGGTGCCGGTGGTGGTGTTCGTGCTGTGCGCCACGCGCCAGATCGTCCTGGCCAACGCCCAGGCCCGGCAAGCCTCGGGGCGCACCATGAGCGAGCTGCTGGGCATGCGTCCCGGCGAGGCCTTCGACTGCATCCACGCCCACCTGGAGGAAGACGGCTGCGGCGCGTCGGAGTTCTGCACCCGCTGCGGCGCGGTGCAGACAATCCTACGCGGGCTCTCCGGCGAGAACTGCGTCAAGGAATGCAGCCTGTTGCGTCGTGGCGGCCACGGCGTGGAGGCCGTGGATCTCCAGGTGAGTTCGCGCCACGTGGAACTCGACGGCCAGTCCTACGTGGTCTTCACCGTGCAGGACCAGGGCGACGTGAAGCGCCGCCGCACCCTGGAGCGCCTGTTCTTCCACGACGTGCTCAACACCGCCGGGGGGCTCACCGGGCTCATGGGGCTGCTCCGGGAAGACCTCCCCGAGAGCTTCCAGGGCGACGCGCGCTTCATTCACTCCACCCTGGAGCATCTCGTGGAGGAGCTCAAGGCCCAGAAGGACCTGCTCGCCGCCGAAAACAACGAGCTG
Encoded proteins:
- a CDS encoding PAS domain-containing sensor histidine kinase, which gives rise to MSIPRGRSGLDDLLACHETLRRRSFARALDAVPVVVFVLCATRQIVLANAQARQASGRTMSELLGMRPGEAFDCIHAHLEEDGCGASEFCTRCGAVQTILRGLSGENCVKECSLLRRGGHGVEAVDLQVSSRHVELDGQSYVVFTVQDQGDVKRRRTLERLFFHDVLNTAGGLTGLMGLLREDLPESFQGDARFIHSTLEHLVEELKAQKDLLAAENNELEPVFVALNARTLLGDAARLGASLPQAEGGGVRVEASGEDARVQSDPVLLKRVLGNMVKNAVEASRAGDVVRLWCESGEGVVRFRVANPAVMSEDVRLRVFKRNFSTKGKGRGLGAYGMRLLGERYLGGRVGFTSRAPEGTVFTLELPCPPAS